The following coding sequences are from one Microtus pennsylvanicus isolate mMicPen1 chromosome 1, mMicPen1.hap1, whole genome shotgun sequence window:
- the LOC142848220 gene encoding zinc finger protein 431-like, with amino-acid sequence MDELTYEDVHIDFTEDEWILLNPSQKSLYIDVMLETYRNLTTLGYSWEDHNFEEYCQSPRKHGRHQRIHTGEKPFECKQCNKAFSQHSKLQRHKRTHTGEKPYECNQCGLEEVPKT; translated from the exons atggatgagt TGACCTATGAGGATGTTCACATTGACTTCACTGAGGATGAGTGGATTTTGCTGAATCCTTCCCAAAAGAGTCTCTACatagatgtgatgctggagacataCAGGAACCTCACCACTCTTG gctacagttgggaagaccataatttTGAAGAGTATTGTCAAAGTCCTAGAAAACATGGAAG ACAtcaaagaatacatactggagagaagccctttgAATGTAAGCAATGTAATAAAGCTTTTTCACAGCACTCTAAActccaaagacacaaaagaacacatactggagagaaaccctatgaatgtaatcaatgtg GACTAGAGGAAGTTCCAAAAACCTGA